One stretch of Miscanthus floridulus cultivar M001 chromosome 18, ASM1932011v1, whole genome shotgun sequence DNA includes these proteins:
- the LOC136521349 gene encoding C2 and GRAM domain-containing protein At1g03370-like — protein MRLVVRVIEARGLPPADADGTRDPYAKAQLGKQRAKTKVVRKTLCPAWDDEFAFRVGDLRDNLLVSVLHEDRYFADDVLGQVKVPLTAVLDADNRTLGTQWYQLQPKSKKSKLKDCGEIRLSVSLAQNYSEETTALAHWASDDLASNSDKSTELVKGSSLPNIAIEVSTAVPEIDEIEVAKEDKSSTAPSFVNRLYQMFNSKPKDAEASAPPPSKLNDTSDITEETMSTSSEAPEKQDHDASATMTFDELLKAFGSQHEGKEMLENLSGGVVLDQVYAVAPSDLNTLLFSPSSDFLQSLAEIQGTTGLEVQQWRLENDGEILRRVVGYTKAPTKLVKAVKATEDMTYLKADGEMFAVFADVSTRDVPFGNTFRVEVLTCIMPGPELPDDEKSSHLMVSWRVNFVQSTMMKSMIENGAKQGLKDNYVQFSELLAKYFRPVDAKDTTASNEVLSSVQPEQKSDWKLAFRIFGNFALLSSVFAFVYVSAHIILASPSTIQGLEFPGLDLPDSAGEVVVCGVLVLQGQRVLNMIARFIQAKRQRGDHGVKAQGDGWLLTVALMEGTNLAATKSSGYSDPYVVFTCNGKTKTSSIKFHTLEPQWNEIFEFDAMEDPPSVMEIHVYDFDGPFDEVASLGHAEVNFLKYNNISELADFWIPLKGKLAQACQSKLHLRIFLNNTRGTEVVKDYLDKMEKEVGKKIAMRSPHTNLAFQKIFSLPPDEFLINDFTCYLKRKMLTQGRLFLSPRIFGFYTNLFGHKTKFFFLWEDIEDILLVPATLSSMGSPSLVIILRKGRGMDAKHGAKQLDSQGRLKFHFQSFVSFNVAHKTIMALWKARSLTPEQKVQLVEEESETEDFQNEEGESFLGIEDAKMSGVFSSTKPFDVSTLMGIFEGGPLECRVMEKVGCMDYSVTAWELVRADIYQRQVHYKFDKKSTRHGGEAMSTQQKSPLPNKNGWLVEEMMTLEGIPVGECFNLHIRYQLENNAPKQKTCTIQVSIGIVWLKSCKNRKKITQDIATSASSRLKKIFSQLEKESIPAK, from the exons atgaGGCTGGTGGTGCGCGTCATCGAGGCGCGGGGCCTCCCGCCCGCGGACGCCGACGGGACGCGGGACCCCTACGCCAAGGCGCAGCTCGGCAAGCAGCGGGCCAAGACCAAGGTGGTGCGCAAGACGCTCTGCCCCGCCTGGGACGACGAGTTCGCCTTCCGGGTCGGGGACCTCAGGGACAACCTCCTCGTCTCCGTGCTCCACGAGGACCGCTACTTCGCCGACGACGTCCTCGGCCAGGTCAAGGTGCCCCTCACCGCCGTGCTCGACGCCGACAACCGCACGCTCGGGACGCAGTGGTACCAGCTGCAGCCCAAGAGCAAGAAGTCCAAGCTCAAGGATTGCG GAGAAATTCGTCTCAGCGTTTCTCTGGCTCAAAACTACTCTGAAGAGACAACGGCACTTGCGCATTGGGCCTCAGATGACCTTGCATCAAATTCAGACAAATCAACTGAACTGGTGAAAGGATCTTCTTTGCCGAATATTGCTATAGAAGTATCCACAGCAGTACCAGAGATCGATGAGATAGAAGTTGCCAAGGAGGATAAATCAAGCACTGCTCCATCATTTGTCAACAGGCTATATCAAATGTTTAATAGTAAACCAAAAGATGCAGAAGCTTCTGCTCCGCCTCCCTCCAAGCTGAACGACACTTCAGATATCACGGAAGAAACGATGTCGACCAGCTCTGAAGCTCCCGAGAAGCAGGATCATGATGCCAGTGCAACTATGACCTTTGATGAGCTACTGAAGGCCTTCGGTTCTCAGCATGAGGGGAAAGAAATGCTTGAAAATTTGTCGGGTGGAGTTGTTCTTGATCAAGTTTATGCTGTTGCACCGAGTGACTTGAACACGCTTCTTTTCTCTCCAAGTTCAGACTTTCTGCAATCACTTGCAGAGATTCAAGGAACTACAGGTCTTGAAGTTCAACAATGGCGACTTGAAAATGACGGTGAAATCCTGAGGAGAGTGGTAGGCTACACAAAAGCTCCTACTAAACTAGTTAAGGCTGTGAAAGCAACAGAGGACATGACATATTTGAAGGCAGATGGAGAGATGTTTGCAGTTTTTGCAGATGTTAGTACTCGTGATGTTCCTTTTGGCAATACTTTCAGAGTGGAGGTTTTGACCTGTATAATGCCAGGACCTGAACTACCAGATGACGAAAAATCTTCACATCTTATGGTCTCTTGGCGCGTAAATTTTGTCCAAAGTACCATGATGAAGAGTATGATTGAAAATGGAGCAAAACAAGGCTTGAAGGATAACTATGTTCAGTTCTCTGAGCTGCTGGCTAAATATTTTAGGCCGGTTGATGCAAAAGATACAACAGCCAGTAATGAAGTCCTTTCTTCTGTGCAACCAGAGCAAAAATCTGACTGGAAGCTAGCATTTCGAATATTTGGAAATTTCGCACTTTTGTCCTCAGTTTTTGCATTTGTTTATGTTTCTGCCCACATCATCCTTGCAAGCCCTAGTACAATTCAAGGTCTTGAGTTCCCAGGCCTGGACTTGCCAGATTCTGCTGGTGAAGTTGTAGTTTGTGGAGTCCTTGTTCTGCAAGGACAGCGTGTGCTAAATATGATTGCACGATTCATCCAGGCGAAGAGGCAAAGAG GTGATCATGGAGTCAAAGCACAAGGGGATGGCTGGTTGCTGACTGTTGCTCTGATGGAGGGAACCAACTTGGCAGCAACCAAATCATCTGGTTACTCTGATCCATATGTTGTATTTACATGCAATGGGAAGACAAAGACAAGTTCGATTAAGTTTCATACCCTTGAGCCTCAGTGGAATG AAATTTTTGAATTTGATGCCATGGAAGATCCTCCATCAGTGATGGAAATACATGTGTATGATTTCGATGGACCCTTCGACGAAGTTGCCTCCCTTGGTCATGCTGAAGTGAATTTCTTGAAATATAATAATATATCTGAGCTTGCTGACTTTTGGATTCCTCTGAAAGGAAAGCTGGCTCAAGCGTGTCAGTCAAAATTGCATCTAAGAATCTTCTTAAATAATACAAGGGGTACTGAAGTTGTGAAGGATTACCTGGACAAAATGGAGAAAGAAGTTGGCAAAAAG ATTGCTATGAGGTCTCctcacacaaacttagcattccaGAAAATCTTTTCTTTGCCACCAGATGAATTTCTTATCAATGATTTTACTTGTTACTTAAAGAGGAAAATGCTAACACAG GGTCGTCTTTTTCTATCTCCAAGAATATTTGGGTTTTACACAAATCTTTTTGGCCACAAAACAAAATTCTTCTTTCTTTGGGAAGATATTGAAGACATCCTACTGGTCCCTGCGACACTATCTTCAATGGGAAGTCCATCTCTGGTGATTATTCTTCGAAAGGGCAGAGGAATGGATGCAAAGCATGGAGCAAAGCAACTGGACAGTCAAGGGAGACTAAAGTTTCATTTCCagtcttttgtctcattcaatgTGGCGCATAA AACAATAATGGCACTGTGGAAGGCAAGGTCCTTGACCCCTGAACAAAAGGTACAGCTTGTAGAAGAGGAATCAGAAACAGAAGACTTCCAAAATGAGGAAGGAGAATCTTTCTTAGGGATAGAGGATGCCAAAATGTCAGGAGTGTTTTCATCtacaaaaccttttgat GTATCAACACTCATGGGCATATTTGAGGGTGGTCCTTTGGAGTGCCGGGTGATGGAGAAAGTTGGCTGCATGGATTACTCTGTTACAGCATGGGAACTTGTCAGAGCTGATATTTACCAGAGGCAAGTTCATtataagtttgacaagaaatcaACACGGCATGGAGGAGAAGCAATGAGCACCCAGCAAAAGTCCCCTTTGCCTAATAAGAATGGCTGGCTTGTTGAAGAAATGATGACACTTGAAGGTATCCCTGTTGGTGAATGTTTCAAT CTCCATATTCGATACCAACTGGAGAACAACGCACCCAAGCAGAAGACTTGCACTATCCAGGTATCTATTGGCATAGTATGGTTAAAGAGCTGCAAGAACCGAAAGAAGATCACACAGGATATAGCAACCAGTGCGTCTTCTCGCCTCAAGAAGATATTCAGCCAACTTGAGAAGGAATCTATACCAGCAAAGTAG